The following coding sequences lie in one Methanopyrus sp. SNP6 genomic window:
- a CDS encoding Coenzyme F420 hydrogenase/dehydrogenase, beta subunit C-terminal domain codes for MLRKLIRKMVNKNKDEPTKNDPLDSEIVGKYREIYLTRATDELIRERGQDGGTTTALLAHALEKGTVEAVVTSTTTTEAWKPEPVIVTDPDELIETAGSKYSISPNVSVLDRAIASYDSVALVGTPCQITAVKKSEVYPYGMTSVMDRVELTVGIFCTENFQYENLLKLLEDIEVSIENVERMDISRGKFVVKTEDGDERSVPVSELGDYANEACNYCTDLTAEDADVSVGSVGAPDGWNIVLIRTKRGEKVFRSAVDDNVLEVKGIGEGDPNLLERLARDKKRRIHTSVCATWRPYHPNIPL; via the coding sequence ATGTTGCGCAAACTGATCCGAAAAATGGTGAATAAAAACAAAGATGAACCCACAAAGAACGACCCCCTGGACTCCGAGATCGTAGGTAAGTACCGTGAAATCTACTTAACCAGAGCAACGGACGAACTCATTCGCGAGCGCGGACAGGACGGAGGTACCACTACTGCGCTGCTAGCCCACGCGTTGGAGAAGGGTACGGTGGAAGCCGTAGTCACTTCGACTACCACAACAGAAGCTTGGAAGCCCGAGCCCGTGATCGTCACCGATCCAGACGAACTAATCGAGACAGCCGGATCGAAGTACTCAATCTCTCCAAACGTTAGCGTCCTCGACAGGGCCATAGCTTCGTATGACTCAGTAGCCCTCGTAGGGACGCCGTGTCAAATTACCGCAGTGAAGAAGTCGGAGGTGTACCCTTACGGAATGACCAGCGTGATGGATAGGGTGGAACTGACAGTCGGTATCTTCTGCACCGAGAACTTCCAGTACGAGAACCTACTGAAGTTACTTGAAGATATAGAAGTAAGCATCGAGAACGTCGAGCGTATGGACATCAGTCGTGGTAAATTCGTAGTAAAAACCGAGGACGGTGATGAACGGTCGGTACCGGTTTCCGAGCTAGGCGATTACGCCAATGAAGCGTGTAACTACTGCACGGATTTAACGGCTGAGGACGCAGACGTCAGCGTGGGATCCGTAGGCGCGCCAGACGGGTGGAATATCGTCCTGATTCGAACGAAGAGAGGCGAGAAGGTGTTCCGATCCGCCGTAGACGACAACGTCCTAGAAGTCAAGGGTATCGGAGAAGGGGATCCGAACCTGCTCGAGAGACTGGCCAGGGACAAGAAGAGGCGCATTCATACCTCAGTGTGTGCCACTTGGAGGCCCTACCACCCAAACATTCCATTATAA
- a CDS encoding ArsR family transcriptional regulator: protein MKLMINVPKEIAKALDSKTRREILKLLEERGSMTISDIAKELNMSKSTVHHHLQELRKVGLVDVIKEDRETPLPKRYYGLVRRPVRVSEPKLEDASKYVMKVLERGEDLGTSMALVIAAAYRAVLESLGIDASEVLYELGKEVGKRLAELEPGEDVLRKGLEIIAESVEFRQEDDRVVVEIEGCRECSDLPYGPACHLEAGIIAGVLSSLRELTYEVREIECCGEGAHKCVFVAEPATGEEHPRS from the coding sequence ATGAAGTTGATGATTAACGTGCCGAAGGAGATCGCAAAGGCTTTGGACAGCAAAACGCGGCGTGAGATTCTGAAACTGCTGGAAGAACGCGGATCGATGACTATATCGGATATCGCCAAAGAACTGAACATGTCCAAATCGACTGTTCATCACCATTTGCAGGAACTCCGAAAGGTCGGTCTCGTGGACGTCATTAAGGAGGACCGCGAAACTCCACTCCCGAAGCGTTACTACGGGCTAGTGAGGAGACCCGTCCGAGTGTCGGAACCGAAGCTCGAAGACGCGTCCAAATACGTCATGAAAGTCCTAGAACGTGGGGAAGATCTGGGAACGTCGATGGCACTAGTGATCGCGGCCGCATATCGCGCGGTGTTGGAATCGCTGGGTATTGACGCTTCGGAGGTCCTGTACGAGCTCGGAAAGGAGGTCGGTAAGCGACTAGCGGAACTGGAACCTGGGGAGGACGTGCTACGGAAGGGCTTAGAGATCATAGCAGAGTCAGTGGAATTCCGTCAGGAGGACGACCGTGTGGTGGTCGAGATTGAAGGATGTCGAGAGTGTTCCGACCTACCCTACGGCCCCGCATGTCATCTGGAAGCGGGAATAATAGCTGGTGTTCTGTCGAGTTTGAGGGAACTAACTTACGAAGTCCGAGAGATAGAGTGCTGCGGAGAGGGCGCTCATAAATGCGTGTTCGTGGCGGAGCCAGCTACTGGCGAAGAACACCCCAGGTCCTAG
- a CDS encoding carboxymuconolactone decarboxylase family protein, with amino-acid sequence MSRKPGEPAEREEEKGLIAVKYAEEMLGDEYAEVVEELHRIVWNESPLDNKTKHLIALALAAAAGDERRVNLIAETAKNVAEVTNEEIAATLALVAWVEGVSKVTRTWGVLRQ; translated from the coding sequence TTGTCTAGGAAGCCCGGCGAACCGGCCGAGAGGGAGGAGGAAAAAGGTTTGATAGCCGTGAAGTACGCCGAAGAGATGCTAGGAGACGAGTACGCGGAGGTCGTTGAGGAGCTTCATAGAATAGTGTGGAATGAATCTCCGTTGGACAACAAGACGAAACACCTTATCGCACTAGCTTTGGCGGCGGCTGCCGGAGACGAGCGTAGAGTAAACCTCATTGCCGAGACAGCGAAGAACGTAGCTGAAGTCACCAACGAGGAGATAGCTGCAACACTAGCCTTGGTCGCCTGGGTAGAGGGAGTGTCCAAAGTCACTAGGACCTGGGGTGTTCTTCGCCAGTAG
- a CDS encoding threonine--tRNA ligase, which yields MRLLFIHADEMSFEARQKTKIAEEEPPIKEAEVEDCMVVFAAVQEADEENPEAIAEAAVEEIEDVAGKLKVDRIVLYPYAHLADDLASPDVAVEVLKRMEGLLKERGYEVVRAPFGWYKAFRLACKGHPLSELSRTVTPEVAEEVEEGKIESEFLMYMDGELIPVEEVDLSELPEDFRHLVVNELGEEREVSDREPAHVKLIREKGICDHEPAADVGHVRWYPKGHVVRRCLAEYVENLIADLGAAVVETPVMYDLSEDAIREHADKFGERQYRMRVGNRALMLRYAACFGAFRLLADTTLSRRHLPLKIYELSQSFRLEQSGEVVGLKRLRAFTMPDLHTVCADMDEAVEEFLEQAELCLEVGLDLGLEYEVVFRTTEKFLEERKEVLEKLSEAVEKAYGDAKPILVEVLPERKHYWECKVDFAFIDSLGRPIENPTVQIDVESGRRFGVTYADESGDERHPVILHCSPTGSLERVICAILENQYKRFKQEGKLPTLPTWLSPIQVRVIPVSKKVLEEAEKVFEALKNEGFRVDLDDRDEPVGRKIRDAGEEWIPYVVVIGEEEVKKGTLSVTIREESTLKEQRREEMTLDELVERLKRETAGKPRVPLAMPDRLSRRPRFGR from the coding sequence GTGAGACTGCTGTTCATTCACGCGGACGAGATGTCGTTCGAGGCGAGGCAGAAGACTAAGATCGCCGAAGAAGAGCCGCCTATCAAGGAGGCGGAAGTTGAGGACTGTATGGTTGTTTTCGCAGCGGTCCAGGAGGCTGATGAAGAGAATCCAGAGGCTATCGCCGAAGCGGCCGTAGAGGAGATCGAAGACGTCGCTGGTAAATTGAAGGTCGATAGGATAGTCTTGTACCCGTACGCTCATTTAGCCGACGATCTCGCTTCTCCGGACGTTGCCGTCGAGGTTCTGAAGAGGATGGAGGGCCTCCTGAAGGAGCGCGGATATGAAGTCGTGAGAGCCCCATTCGGATGGTACAAGGCGTTCCGGTTGGCGTGCAAGGGACACCCACTTTCTGAGCTCTCCAGGACGGTAACACCAGAGGTCGCAGAGGAAGTCGAGGAGGGGAAGATCGAGTCCGAGTTCTTGATGTATATGGACGGGGAACTGATACCGGTAGAAGAAGTGGATCTCTCGGAACTTCCCGAGGACTTCAGGCACCTGGTGGTGAACGAGCTAGGCGAAGAGCGTGAAGTGAGCGACAGGGAACCCGCACACGTGAAGCTGATACGGGAGAAGGGAATCTGCGACCACGAGCCGGCAGCGGACGTTGGACACGTGCGTTGGTACCCGAAGGGTCATGTGGTCAGGAGATGCCTGGCGGAGTACGTGGAGAACCTCATCGCCGATCTAGGAGCGGCAGTCGTCGAGACACCCGTGATGTACGATCTGAGCGAGGACGCTATCCGAGAGCACGCCGACAAATTCGGGGAACGACAGTATCGGATGAGGGTCGGAAACCGGGCATTGATGCTGAGGTACGCGGCCTGCTTCGGAGCCTTCAGGCTACTGGCGGACACCACGCTCAGCCGGCGTCATCTACCCCTGAAGATCTACGAGCTATCACAAAGCTTCAGGTTGGAGCAGAGTGGCGAGGTGGTCGGGCTGAAGCGGTTACGGGCGTTCACTATGCCCGATCTCCATACTGTTTGCGCTGACATGGATGAGGCCGTAGAAGAGTTCCTCGAACAAGCGGAATTATGCTTGGAGGTAGGACTGGATCTCGGGCTGGAGTACGAAGTGGTGTTCAGGACCACGGAGAAGTTCCTGGAGGAGAGGAAGGAAGTCTTGGAGAAACTGTCCGAGGCCGTGGAAAAGGCGTACGGTGACGCGAAGCCCATACTAGTGGAGGTACTGCCAGAACGTAAACACTACTGGGAATGTAAGGTGGATTTCGCGTTCATTGATAGCCTCGGCAGACCCATCGAGAACCCGACTGTACAAATCGACGTCGAGAGTGGGAGGCGCTTCGGAGTCACGTACGCGGATGAGTCGGGTGATGAACGTCATCCAGTGATATTACACTGCTCACCGACTGGGAGCCTTGAACGCGTAATATGCGCGATCCTCGAGAACCAGTACAAGCGGTTCAAGCAGGAGGGTAAGCTGCCGACTCTACCGACGTGGCTGTCACCGATACAGGTGCGTGTGATCCCAGTCTCGAAGAAAGTGCTAGAGGAAGCGGAAAAAGTCTTCGAAGCGCTGAAAAATGAGGGGTTCCGGGTCGACCTAGATGATCGCGATGAGCCGGTGGGACGTAAGATCCGGGACGCGGGTGAAGAGTGGATACCGTACGTCGTCGTTATCGGTGAGGAGGAAGTGAAGAAAGGCACGCTCTCGGTGACGATACGAGAGGAATCCACGCTGAAAGAACAGCGGCGTGAGGAGATGACGTTAGATGAGCTCGTGGAGCGGTTGAAGCGCGAAACGGCCGGTAAACCGAGGGTCCCACTGGCGATGCCGGACCGCCTCAGCCGGCGTCCGCGGTTCGGCAGGTAA
- the ilvN gene encoding acetolactate synthase small subunit — MSKRRVLSVLVKDRPGVMQRVSGLFRRRGFNIDSIAEGPSEREGLARMTLTVKGDDQTIEQVVKQLNKLVDVIKVSELDPERTVERQLALVKIRTKDRARAAELARAAGAEVVDVGRETITVEIVGEPRSVESLLELMKDIGNIVEIARTGVVAMERET; from the coding sequence TTGTCCAAGCGTCGCGTACTCTCGGTGCTCGTGAAGGACCGGCCCGGTGTCATGCAACGTGTGTCTGGACTTTTCAGGAGACGCGGGTTCAACATCGACTCTATCGCCGAGGGCCCATCAGAGCGGGAAGGGTTGGCCAGAATGACGCTCACGGTGAAAGGGGACGACCAAACGATCGAACAAGTAGTGAAGCAGCTCAACAAGCTCGTCGACGTTATCAAGGTCTCGGAGTTGGACCCAGAACGCACTGTGGAGCGGCAGTTAGCATTGGTCAAGATCAGAACGAAGGACCGTGCGAGGGCCGCCGAGTTGGCTCGAGCCGCGGGCGCCGAAGTAGTCGATGTGGGTCGTGAGACCATCACAGTAGAGATCGTGGGGGAGCCGCGGAGTGTTGAGTCTCTCCTCGAGCTTATGAAGGATATCGGCAACATCGTCGAAATCGCCAGGACGGGTGTTGTGGCGATGGAGAGGGAGACGTGA
- a CDS encoding TatD family hydrolase → MKKPVDAHCHLCFEHFKGEEDEVVERSRKKVLRVYDCGATPGTARRTLELAERFEGFVFPTIGLHPPRAPRMQQSVIDDVVRIIREHTDRIAAIGEIGLDYYYVKEPGERRKMREIFERFLKLAEELDKPVVIHARDAEEHALEVLEGYDVVAMFHCYDGSAELARRIADAGHYVSLSTIHVIRGSKDERTRELLETVPLGAALTETDSPYLSPVRGERNEPRNVWRIIELLARVKGVPVDEVVETTTRNALEFYDL, encoded by the coding sequence TTGAAGAAACCCGTCGACGCTCATTGTCATCTTTGCTTCGAACACTTCAAAGGCGAGGAAGACGAAGTGGTGGAACGGTCACGGAAGAAGGTGTTACGTGTGTACGATTGCGGGGCTACTCCTGGAACCGCACGGCGGACCCTAGAGTTAGCGGAAAGATTCGAGGGGTTCGTGTTCCCCACGATCGGACTCCATCCTCCACGAGCGCCGAGGATGCAGCAAAGCGTCATCGATGACGTGGTCCGAATTATCCGTGAGCATACCGATAGGATTGCGGCAATCGGAGAGATAGGTCTTGACTATTACTACGTGAAGGAACCAGGAGAGCGCAGGAAGATGCGAGAGATCTTCGAGAGGTTTCTGAAGCTCGCGGAAGAGCTCGACAAGCCGGTAGTGATCCACGCCAGGGATGCGGAGGAGCACGCCCTCGAGGTCCTGGAGGGCTACGACGTAGTTGCCATGTTCCACTGCTACGACGGGTCGGCCGAGCTCGCTCGGCGTATCGCGGACGCCGGCCACTACGTTTCACTGTCGACGATTCACGTCATTCGTGGATCGAAGGATGAGAGAACGCGGGAATTGCTGGAGACGGTACCGTTAGGAGCGGCGCTTACGGAGACGGACAGTCCGTACCTGTCACCGGTGCGGGGAGAACGCAACGAGCCTCGAAACGTGTGGAGGATAATAGAGCTGCTTGCGCGAGTGAAAGGAGTTCCCGTCGACGAGGTAGTTGAGACCACAACTCGTAACGCGTTGGAGTTCTACGACCTATGA
- the amzA gene encoding archaemetzincin AmzA, whose protein sequence is MKLCLVAFDGKIPLLSSIVGRFEEHVSEYLDEVEVERKREKLPEHAYSEVRDQYLASALLDILRNVKGEYDRVLGLTSEDLYAPGLNFVFGQARCPGREAVVSVARLLDPNPDLYLERVVKELTHELGHTFGLGHCSDRNCVMSFSSSLLEVDRKSPNFCRKCAGLLRGNLKRGG, encoded by the coding sequence TTGAAGTTATGCCTGGTGGCGTTTGACGGAAAGATCCCATTACTCAGCAGTATCGTCGGCAGGTTCGAGGAACACGTATCGGAATACCTGGACGAGGTAGAGGTGGAAAGGAAACGAGAGAAACTACCCGAACATGCGTACTCAGAAGTGAGGGACCAGTACCTAGCAAGTGCTCTCCTCGATATCTTACGCAACGTGAAAGGGGAGTACGACCGTGTCCTAGGATTGACCTCGGAGGATCTCTACGCTCCGGGGCTCAACTTCGTCTTCGGTCAGGCCCGATGCCCAGGTAGAGAGGCAGTAGTCTCAGTGGCCCGACTGCTGGATCCGAATCCGGACTTATACCTGGAACGTGTCGTAAAGGAGCTTACACACGAGCTCGGACATACCTTCGGGTTAGGCCACTGCTCGGACCGTAACTGCGTGATGAGCTTCTCTAGTTCATTACTAGAGGTAGACCGCAAATCACCGAACTTCTGTCGAAAATGTGCCGGGTTGCTTCGAGGAAACTTGAAGCGTGGAGGTTGA
- the rimI gene encoding ribosomal protein S18-alanine N-acetyltransferase: MTTEYVDKVGRKVVVRRAKRSDIPEVVEIEERAFPKSPYPTYVFLYNLSNNPEGFLVAEVEGKVVGYVIFELRPWLGEGHIVSIAVHPNYRRTGIGTILMREAEYKIVEAGYKTVRLEVRESNFPARRFYERLGYREERRERGYYSDGETAVIMVKKLNTVRYHRR, from the coding sequence GTGACCACCGAGTACGTAGACAAAGTGGGACGTAAGGTAGTAGTTCGGAGGGCTAAGAGGTCTGACATCCCGGAAGTGGTGGAGATAGAAGAGCGTGCGTTCCCGAAATCACCGTATCCGACGTACGTCTTCCTTTATAACTTGAGTAACAATCCGGAAGGATTCTTGGTGGCTGAGGTTGAGGGTAAGGTGGTGGGGTACGTCATCTTCGAGCTCCGACCGTGGCTCGGTGAGGGCCACATAGTCTCGATCGCCGTGCATCCTAACTACCGGCGTACCGGGATCGGTACTATTCTCATGAGAGAGGCAGAGTACAAGATAGTAGAAGCCGGGTACAAAACCGTCCGGCTGGAAGTCAGAGAGTCAAACTTCCCGGCCAGACGTTTCTACGAACGACTGGGTTACAGGGAGGAACGTAGGGAACGCGGTTACTACTCCGACGGAGAGACTGCCGTTATCATGGTAAAGAAGCTGAACACCGTCCGGTATCATCGGCGATGA
- a CDS encoding FMN-binding glutamate synthase family protein, with protein sequence MGGISRLWWREHVKEIQRKAETGEYAVRGFGTSRKVPHFDDLVILPAQVSRPPIDKYREPCNTKTVLGDRFAEKPLKLDIPVLVGAMSFGALSKEAKVAIARGTAMVGTATNTGEGGMLPEEREEAKWLIAQYASGRFGVSAEYLNAADAIEIKIGQGAKPGMGGHLMGEKVTKEIAEIRGIPEGSDALSPARHMDIVGPEDLKMKIEQLREITDWEIPIIVKYSPGRVKEDVKIAAKAGADIIAIDGMQGGTGASPEIATENAGIPTIAALVQAVEALNEIGMRDEVDIIISGGIRDGADVAKALALGADAVYVCTSVLIAMGCTACAQCHSGRCPVGICTQDPELRKKLDVDEVAERVANYLKVVTEECKILAQLAGKTDVHNLEKEDLRALSEDVARITGVKMAGSDVELA encoded by the coding sequence GTGGGGGGAATTTCTCGGTTGTGGTGGCGCGAACACGTGAAAGAAATACAGAGAAAAGCCGAAACGGGCGAGTATGCTGTCCGTGGGTTCGGGACGAGCCGTAAAGTGCCACACTTCGACGATTTAGTCATCCTCCCAGCACAAGTTTCGCGACCTCCGATCGACAAGTATCGTGAGCCATGCAATACCAAAACGGTTCTCGGCGACCGGTTCGCGGAGAAACCATTGAAGTTGGATATCCCGGTGCTGGTTGGTGCCATGTCTTTCGGGGCTCTCAGCAAAGAGGCAAAAGTCGCGATCGCTCGTGGAACGGCTATGGTCGGAACTGCCACGAACACTGGTGAAGGAGGTATGTTACCAGAGGAGCGAGAAGAAGCGAAGTGGCTCATCGCCCAATACGCTTCAGGGCGATTCGGAGTCTCAGCGGAGTACTTGAACGCTGCCGACGCTATCGAGATCAAGATCGGACAGGGCGCCAAGCCCGGCATGGGAGGTCATCTCATGGGAGAGAAGGTGACGAAGGAAATCGCGGAGATAAGGGGCATCCCAGAGGGTTCGGACGCGCTGTCACCGGCCCGTCATATGGACATAGTCGGACCCGAAGACCTGAAGATGAAGATCGAGCAGCTTCGAGAGATTACGGATTGGGAGATCCCTATCATCGTTAAGTACAGCCCGGGCCGAGTCAAAGAGGACGTGAAGATCGCGGCCAAGGCCGGGGCTGATATCATAGCGATCGACGGAATGCAAGGAGGTACCGGCGCGTCACCGGAGATCGCGACCGAAAACGCTGGAATACCCACCATCGCCGCGCTAGTCCAGGCTGTGGAGGCCCTGAACGAGATCGGGATGCGGGACGAAGTCGACATAATCATCTCTGGCGGCATCCGCGACGGTGCGGACGTCGCCAAGGCGTTGGCTTTGGGCGCCGACGCCGTCTACGTCTGTACTTCGGTCCTGATCGCCATGGGATGTACGGCGTGCGCTCAGTGCCACTCTGGAAGGTGCCCAGTGGGTATCTGCACTCAGGATCCGGAACTCCGCAAGAAGCTCGATGTCGACGAAGTGGCGGAACGTGTGGCCAACTACCTTAAGGTGGTGACCGAGGAGTGCAAGATACTGGCACAGTTAGCCGGTAAGACGGACGTACACAACCTCGAAAAAGAGGATCTTAGAGCACTCTCGGAGGACGTAGCCCGTATTACCGGCGTGAAGATGGCGGGCTCCGACGTCGAGCTAGCATAG
- a CDS encoding GMP synthase subunit A, producing MILIVDNHGQYVHLIRKNFDYMGVPAEIIPNTTDPEDVRERASGVVISGGPSRELAGNSQEIIEELAGEVPILGICLGHQLMAEVFGGKVDWAAGREEYARTEVEILDHEGIFEGLPDKIVAWASHRDEVKEVPDEFVVTARSDRCDVEAMRHEEVPLYGVQFHPELKFTEYGMDILKNFAEICSRG from the coding sequence TTGATCCTTATAGTCGACAACCACGGCCAATACGTGCACCTGATCCGCAAGAACTTCGACTACATGGGTGTTCCCGCCGAGATCATCCCTAATACCACTGACCCAGAAGACGTCCGCGAACGTGCCAGCGGTGTGGTGATCAGCGGAGGACCATCCCGTGAGCTGGCGGGTAACTCCCAAGAGATTATCGAGGAACTGGCAGGAGAAGTACCTATACTGGGAATCTGCTTGGGGCACCAGCTCATGGCCGAGGTTTTCGGAGGGAAGGTGGATTGGGCTGCGGGTCGTGAGGAATACGCCAGAACGGAAGTAGAGATACTGGACCACGAAGGCATCTTCGAAGGCTTACCGGATAAAATCGTGGCTTGGGCTTCGCACCGAGACGAGGTGAAGGAGGTCCCCGACGAGTTCGTCGTGACAGCCCGTTCCGACAGATGCGACGTAGAGGCGATGCGCCACGAGGAGGTACCTTTATATGGCGTCCAGTTCCACCCAGAGCTGAAGTTCACCGAGTACGGAATGGATATACTGAAGAACTTCGCGGAAATCTGTTCACGAGGATGA
- a CDS encoding calcium/sodium antiporter → MLAFATALCWIGSELLVSSLITIGETSGIPESVLGVLVSAPGTSLPEFGSSLVATLAEHKPDVGVGCVVGSNVYNLCGILGIATLVTVMKTKTPIEVSRYPVIDAVVSAGVIAMLIAMTIDGMITKWDGVLFFVIYCIYAYALIKHGKTHGEENKEAERKERYEQHTKDAGVSVVMSLDSRSKFKVVTKLVVGIGLFAISVRLLVKATIKLSIILGYPSALLGYTILAIATSLPETFTTISAAVKGHGDLAVTNILGSNNFNILMGIGIPSLFGGVATTLADRRLTVILLTATLAALPFIYRRRIGILFSLTMFAFYSLFIYYTVALITH, encoded by the coding sequence GTGCTCGCGTTCGCTACCGCACTCTGTTGGATAGGTTCGGAATTGTTGGTTTCGAGCCTTATAACGATCGGAGAAACCAGCGGTATCCCAGAAAGTGTACTAGGAGTACTGGTCTCGGCTCCTGGCACCTCGCTCCCGGAATTCGGATCCTCACTTGTAGCTACTCTCGCAGAACACAAACCTGACGTAGGCGTCGGATGTGTTGTGGGTTCAAACGTATATAACTTATGTGGGATTTTAGGGATAGCGACTTTAGTAACGGTCATGAAGACTAAGACTCCGATTGAAGTTTCTAGATATCCAGTAATCGACGCGGTAGTATCAGCAGGAGTTATAGCGATGCTCATTGCAATGACTATTGACGGCATGATAACTAAATGGGATGGCGTATTGTTCTTCGTTATTTATTGCATATACGCATATGCTCTTATAAAGCATGGCAAAACGCACGGGGAGGAGAATAAGGAAGCAGAAAGGAAAGAAAGGTACGAACAGCACACAAAAGACGCAGGCGTATCTGTAGTAATGAGCCTGGACTCTCGTAGTAAGTTTAAAGTGGTGACAAAACTTGTAGTGGGAATAGGGTTGTTCGCAATCTCTGTGAGATTGCTTGTAAAAGCAACTATAAAGCTTTCCATAATTCTTGGATACCCATCGGCTCTCTTAGGTTACACCATATTGGCTATCGCTACCTCACTTCCGGAAACATTTACCACGATTAGCGCCGCTGTTAAGGGTCACGGCGACCTAGCTGTAACCAACATATTGGGGAGCAATAACTTCAATATACTCATGGGAATCGGTATTCCGTCCCTATTCGGTGGTGTTGCCACCACCCTGGCTGATAGACGTCTAACAGTCATCCTTCTGACCGCCACTTTAGCAGCACTCCCCTTCATCTACCGAAGACGAATCGGTATACTTTTCTCACTAACTATGTTCGCCTTTTATAGTCTGTTCATCTACTACACTGTTGCATTGATTACTCATTAA
- a CDS encoding molybdenum cofactor biosynthesis protein B, with amino-acid sequence MVGDNLTEPTYHDHKKHSPETLRLAIMTVSNSKFDQAARNRHPDDPSGDILQQKLEETDCKVVYRTLLPDQSDVIVGMVKWFVDRVHAIVIVGGTGITPTDTTIEALKRIADKQVPGFGELFRRRSEKEIGVHAALTRATMYIVDKTPVACLPGSPHAAELGAEILVELLPHAVVHSRGDA; translated from the coding sequence ATGGTAGGTGATAACTTGACTGAGCCTACGTATCATGACCATAAGAAACATTCACCTGAAACCCTCCGTCTCGCTATTATGACGGTTAGTAACAGTAAGTTCGACCAAGCTGCTCGCAATAGACATCCAGATGACCCTTCAGGAGACATCCTGCAACAAAAGCTTGAGGAGACTGATTGTAAAGTCGTCTACCGTACCTTACTTCCGGATCAATCGGACGTGATCGTCGGTATGGTGAAGTGGTTTGTTGATCGCGTTCATGCTATTGTCATAGTGGGAGGCACTGGCATAACGCCAACTGACACTACTATTGAAGCTTTAAAGCGTATCGCTGATAAGCAAGTTCCGGGATTCGGTGAGCTATTTCGTCGTCGATCCGAGAAGGAAATAGGAGTCCACGCCGCCCTAACTCGTGCCACGATGTACATAGTCGACAAGACTCCAGTCGCTTGTCTGCCAGGGTCACCGCATGCCGCAGAGCTCGGTGCCGAGATACTCGTTGAACTCTTACCACATGCTGTCGTTCATAGCCGCGGCGACGCCTAG
- the moaC gene encoding cyclic pyranopterin monophosphate synthase MoaC — protein sequence MSMVDVTGKKEEIRIAEASGFLRLTEDGVNAVKSGESHPQGKGDPIEVAKIAAILAVKKTPELVPHCHPVKITGVDVDVEVLEDGVKMSVRVKSEGKTGVEMDALTGLVVGLVTLWDMVKYAEKDREGQYPHTRIENVRVVEKIIK from the coding sequence ATGTCGATGGTGGACGTCACCGGGAAGAAGGAAGAGATCCGCATTGCCGAGGCCAGTGGGTTCCTCAGACTAACCGAGGATGGCGTGAACGCGGTGAAGTCGGGCGAATCTCATCCACAGGGTAAGGGTGACCCCATCGAGGTTGCCAAGATAGCTGCCATACTCGCCGTGAAGAAGACGCCGGAGCTGGTCCCCCACTGCCATCCCGTCAAGATCACTGGAGTCGATGTCGACGTCGAGGTCCTTGAAGACGGCGTGAAGATGTCGGTACGGGTCAAGTCCGAAGGGAAGACAGGTGTCGAGATGGACGCCCTAACAGGGTTAGTGGTCGGATTAGTCACGCTCTGGGACATGGTTAAATACGCTGAGAAGGATAGGGAGGGGCAATACCCACACACTCGCATCGAGAACGTTAGGGTAGTGGAGAAGATCATCAAATAG